The DNA sequence CCCCTTTAATTCTTTTTCGTGAAATATGAATTTTCGAAACTATGAGGGCAATAAAAAAATGAAGTTGATGATGGATCGCTTAGCATCAAGCATCCATTTTGACATCGCCTCATTATGTAGACATCGCCGCCGGCAGCATTCAATGCCGCCGCATATTTAGTTTTTAACACATGGATTTAGGTCATTATTCTTTGCTGAAAATGATTAATCCATTTTGGCCAGTCTTCGCCCATAAAGTAGATTATAGTTTATTTTGTCCAATATGTGAAACGAAAACAGACTAAAAATATAGATTTCTTATAATCCGTATTGTGCTATAACAGCTGAAAACCTAAAAGATCTCTAGTCTTTTCAGACAAGCCTCCGCATAAACTTGACAAAGATTTTCCAATTGATGCGGAGTGAATTTAAATGAATAAAAATTATATGTTACCCGTCCTGCGTCTGCTGCTGATTGCTAGTTCCGTCCTAGTAATTTTTAGTCTAGCCCGGTACACGATCTTACATTTGTATCCTTTTTTCATCGCTTTGGCTCTCGCTTTAGCAATGAATCCCGCTGTCTCCTTACTGGAAAGAAAGTTAAATATGTCCCGGACTCTGGCAATCTTATTCACACTTCTCGGAGTTCTTGCAATATTTTTTAGCATCGTTATCTATGCCATTGTTGAAATTGCCCAAGGCACTGCGATTATTGCGGACAAACTTCCAGGACAGATTGAATTGCTGGCAGAAGCGATCAGACAGCTTACCAATGATTTATTAGGCGAACCATATGTCCAGGTACGTGAGATTTTCCATTCTCTCGGCGGTGCGGAACAAGCGCTTGTCCATTACCAATTCAACGGTCTCATAAGAAATGCAGCCGAAGCGCTTCAGCATCTGCTCTGGCAGCTTCCTCAATGGCTTCTTATTATTCCGGGCTCGCTCGCAACGTTACTGCTAAGTATTCTAGCCGCTTTCTTTATTGCTAATGATTGGCCACGCCTGGTCAATTTTTCACGAAAAAAAACACCCGAAACCGTAAAAATACGGCTTGGGCTCTTAAAATCAGAATTGAAAAAGACTGTCGGTAATTATATGAAGGCACAGCTGATTCTTCTCGCAGCGACAGGAGTCATTGTTCTAATCGGTCTTTTGATCCTACGTATCGAACATGCACTTACAATCTCATTAGCCGTCCTTGCTGTCGACTTGCTTCCATATGCTGGTACAGGGCTCGTCTTTATTCCATGGATCATCTATGTTTTTCTTTCAGGCCAGTACGACTTAGCAATCGGACTTTCCCTACTGTACATGGTCATCATTATTTTCCGGCAGCTTGCAGAGCCAAAATTACTTTCTTCCAGTATTGGCATTCATCCGCTTCTCATGCTCATTGCCCTTTTTGCCGGATTACAGCTTTGGGGTCCCGCAGGATTGTTCGCAACCCCGATCCTGCTCGTCCTAATAAATGGTCTGCGTGCTTCCGGCTTACTGCATGACGCCTGGCAATATATCCAGCACGGCAAAGTTTGACTAAAATCTGCGGAAGAAAAAAGTTCTTTTAGCAATGATAAAAGCGAGCCATTTTTTAATCAGCTTCTTGAATGGACGTCTTGTTATTGGAAGCAAGAGTAACAGGCCGAATGCATCTGTTACGAATCCTGGGGCAATAAGAAAAACACTGCCAATAAAAATACAAATTCCGTCTACGATTTCTTCACTAGGCATTCTACGTTCCGCCATTGCCCGCTGCGCTCGCCGCCATGTCTCCATTCCCTGTTGGCGAGCAAGAAGGCTTCCTAGAACTGCCGATAGAATAATAAGCGCAACTACCCAGCCGGCACCAATTTGGCCACCAATCCAAACGAAAACACCAATCTCAATTGCCGGCATAATGATGAAAATTAAAATAAGTATCCAAGGCATTCATATATCCCTCCTTCAATGAAAAAAGAGAGGATGCCCTCTCTTTTTTTACAAAACGCTTGCATGCCCTTTATAAATATCACCTTTGGCACTATCAATTGTAATATCTTCGTTCTCTATCAGCAATTTGAAAGCATCATCTACACCAACAACGACCGGAATGCCAAGGCTCAGCCCTACAACAGCAGCATGAGAGGTTAAGCCCCCTTCAATTGCGACAAGTCCTGCCGCTTTTTCAAGTGCGGGCATCATTTCACGGTCAGAACCGATTGTGACGAGAATGTCTCCTTCTTTAACTTTCTCAAGCGCTTCCTTCGCATTTTTGGCAAATACAGTTCGTCCATAAGCACTCTTTCTGCCAATACCTTGACCTTTAGCGATCACATCGCCAATCACATGGATTTTCATGAGGTTCGTCGTTCCCCTTTCATTAATTGGTACTCCTGCCGTAATAATAACTTTGCTCCCACGTTTGACAAGTCCAGATTGAAGGCAGCAGTCAATTGAGAAATCAAGCATTTCATCAGTCGTATGTGCTTTTTTGCTCAAGATTGGCTGCACTCCCCAGACGAGTGCGAGCTGCCGTTTGATGTCTTTTGAGAATGTAATAGCGATAATCGGCACAGCCGGACGATACTTCGAAATCATCCTTGCCGTATGTCCACTTTCAGTCGGCGTGACAATTGCATTCACTTTAAGGTTCTCAGCCGTATGTGTGACAGATTGGCTGATTGCGTCTGTAATCGTCATGTCAACTGCACGAGAACGGTCTTTCAAGATGCGCTTATGGTCAAGCGCATCCTCTGCTTTGAGGGCAATTCTGTGCATCGTCTGGACAGACTCTACCGGGTAATCCCCTGCTGCTGTTTCTCCTGAAAGCATGATCGCATCGGACCCATCAAATATAGCATTCGCTACATCTGATGCTTCCGCACGTGTAGGACGTGGATTACGCTGCATCGAATCCAACATCTGTGTTGCTGTAATGACTGGTTTTCCCACTATATTGCATTTTTCAATAAGGCGTTTCTGGACGAGCGGCACTTCTTCAGCCGGGATTTCAACACCAAGATCTCCACGTGCGACCATGATGCCATCGCTCGCTTCAATGATCAAGTCAATGTTGTCGACCCCTTCCTGATTCTCGATTTTCGGGATAATTTTGATATGTTCGGCTTTTTCAGACTCCAGCAATTCACGGATTTCAAAAACATCACTCGGCCGTCTTACAAAAGAAGCTGCGATGAAATCGACATCCTGCTCTACTCCGAAACGGATATCCGCCGCATCTTTTTCTGTCATGCCTGGCAAGTTAACTTGAACATACGGTACATTGACACCTTTTTTATTTTTGACAAGACCGGAGTTGATAACTTTTGTTTCTATTTCTTTCCTGTCCGGGTGAAGAGCAATGACTTCCAATTCAATGAGACCGTCATCAAGCAGAATTTTCTTGCCTGGCTCGATATCATTAATGAGGCCCGGATACGTAATTGAAAAACGCTCACTCGTCCCTTCCACTTCTTCCATTGAAACAAAAACAGTGTTGCCTTTCTCAAGCTCTGCTTTTCCACCAGCAAAATTCCCTGTACGGATCTCCGGACCTTTCGTATCAAGGAGGATGGCGATATCCGTATTTTTGTTAGCAGCAGCTTGGCGTATATTTTGGATGCGTGCCGCATGCTCCTCGAAATTCCCATGCGAGAAATTAAGACGTGCCACATTCATCCCCGCATCAATAAGCTGCTCTAAAGTTTCAACCGATTCGGAAGCCGGTCCGATTGTACAGACGATTTTTGTTTTTCGCAATAATATCTCCTCCTATAGTTTATTCTTTCCCTGTTTTCATGTGTTCAAATGGATAATTGCTTGGACAATTCATAAAGTGCTTCAGCATCTTCTGTACTACGTTTTTGCAACGCTTCGGCAAATGGCGCTTCCATCATCGCATTGCAACGAATGCCTACCATTTTCCCTGTTTCACCTTCCAGAAGCAGTTCAACAGCTCTCGCACCAAAACGACCTGCCAACACACGGTCATGCGCTGTCGGCGAACCGCCACGCTGAATATGACCGAGCACTGTCACTCTCGTCTCCAGTCCTGTCGCTTCCATAATCTTGCCGGCAACGTCAGGAGCACTACCTGCACCTTCAGCGAGAATGATGATACTGTGCTTCTTGCCACGCGCCATACCTTTTGCCAGTCTTGCCATGACACGGTCAAGGTTTGTATTATGCTCTGGAATCAGGATGCTTTCGGCTCCATCGGCAAGACCTGCCCACAAAGCCAAATCTCCCGCATCTCGTCCCATTACCTCTACTACATATGTACGTTCATGTGAAGTGGCGGTGTCGCGAATTTTATCAATTGCATCAATTATTGTATTAAGTGCTGTGTCAAAACCGATGCAATAGTCCGTGCCGCCGATATCATTATCAATTGTTGCGGGGATGCCAATACACGGGATACCGAGCTCCGAAAGTGCAGCTGCACCAGTCAGACTGCCGTCTCCACCGATGACAATAAGGCCATCAATGCCTGCCTGCTGCAAATTGGCAACAGCCAGCGCCAGGCCTTCTTCGGTACGAAAATACTCGCTGCGAGCTGAATGAAGGATCGTACCGCCGCGGTGTATAATATCCCCGACGCTCCCTGATTGAAGCTCAAGGAATTGTCCTTCAATCAAGCCTTCATAACCGTTCAGAACACCAACCACTTCTGTATTATGATACACCGCCTTGCGGACAACGGCACGAATGGCTGCATTCATCCCGGGCGCATCTCCACCGCTCGTCAAAACTCCGATCCGTCTCATCGGGCTTCCCTTCCTTCTTAGCAAATACTTCTCTACTTTTTAAGATAATCAGAATCAGCGAAAATAGCAAAAAATATCTATGCTCAAAAAGAAAAGAGACTGAATTACTCAGTCTCTTGCTAATTGGGCCTCTTGGAAAGTCCCAATCTGTTTGTACTTGTCCCAACGCTTTTCAAGCAGCTCATCACTTTGCAATGTTTTCAGCTCATTTAGCGCTGCTTCAATTGCCTCATTAATGCGCTCTGCCTGCTTCCCTGCATCGCGATGTGCTCCACCCTTCAATTCAGGAATGATGCCGTCAACAATGCCGAGTTCTTTCAAATCGTGGGCAGTAATTTTCATCGTTTCCGCCGCCTGGCGTGCTTTACCTGAATCTTTCCAAAGCAAAGCTGCTGCGCCTTCCGGTGAAATAACGGAATAAGTAGAGTTCTCAAGCATGAGCAGTCTGTCTCCAACTCCAAGAGCTAAAGCCCCACCGCTTCCCCCTTCACCGATCACGATGCAAATGATAGGAACCTTCAAGCCTGACATTTCCATCAGGTTGCGGGCAATTGCCTCACTCTGACCGCGTTCTTCAGCAGCTTTTCCAGGGTAAGCACCTTTCGTATCAATGAAGCAGATAATCGGACGTCCGAATTTATCTGCCTGATACATATGACGAAGCGCCTTACGATAACCTTCAGGATGTGGCATACCAAAGTTACGGTGAATATTGTCCTTCGTATCCTTACCGCGCTGATGACCAACGACTGTTACCGGCTCCCCTTTGTAAAAAGCAAGTCCTGCAACGATTGCACTGTCATCACCATAAAGGCGGTCACCATGAAACTCGATGAAATCATCAAAAATCGCATTCACATAGTCAAGTGTCGTTGGGCGATCCTGATGGCGTGCCATAAGAACCTTGTCCCACGGTTGAAGGTTTCCGTAAATGTCATCTTCCAATGACGCCAGTCTGTTCTCAAGCGTCGCAATTTCTTCTGTCAGATCCATATCAGAATCCTGAGTGATCTTCTTTAATTCCTCAATCTTTTCTTTAAGATTCACGATTGGTTTCTCAAATTCCAGCACTTGTTTCATGAGCGCACTCCTCCTTTTGCATGCATTGCCAGAAGAAGTGACAGTGTATCCTTCATATCATGTCGATTGATTACTTTGTCCAGCTGACCATGCTTAAGCAGAAATTCAGACGTCTGAAAGTCTTTTGGCAACTTCTCACGAATAGTCTGTTCAATGATTCTACGGCCAGCAAAGCCGATAAGTGCACCCGGCTCAGCAAAATTATAATCACCAAGTGATGCAAAACTTGCTGAAACACCACCTGTTGTCGGATGTGTCATAACGGAAATCATCAAACCGCCACTCTCAGAAAGACGTTTGATCGCCATTGAAGTTTTTGTCATCTGCATGAGGCTAAGAACGCCTTCCTGCATGCGGGCACCGCCGGATGCACAGAAAATGATGAATGGAATGCCTTCATCTTTAGCACGTTCAATTGCACGCGCGATTTTCTCGCCAACAACAGACCCCATACTACCCATTCGGAAGCGAGAATCCATAACGGCAAACGCTGTAGGATTACCATCAATCGTCCCTTTTCCTGTAACGATCGCTTCATTCATTCCAGTCTTCTGAATATCCTTCTCAATCTTGCCTTCATAGCCTGGGAAGCCCAGCGGGTTGCCTGTCTTGAGCTCCTTGTCCCACTCTTCAAATGAACCTTCATCAAAAAGGCTTTCAATCCGAACCCATGCACGCATCGGATGATGATGTCCACAATTCGGGCAGACGAAAAGCTGTTTTTCCATTTCTTTCCGGTAAAAAATTTTATGGCAGCCATCACACTTCATCATAAGCCCTTCCGGAACTTCGAGCTTCTGATCCTCACCAGGGATGGTCGCATATTTTTTCTTTTTGCCAAAGAAATCTTTAAGCAAAGTCCACTCCTCCTTATACGTCAACACGGAAGACTCTGTCTGTTTTAACAGACAAAGGACCTGTCTATGCCACATATGTAAAACTACTATAATCAATAGAAAATAAAAATGCTGTCAACATTCGTCGACTTTGTAAAATTAAATTGGAAAGCTGACCGTAACCTCCTAATTATAGCAAACGAGCTATCTGTGTAAAGTGACAGCCTTAGCCTTCCAACTTAAGAACAACTTGTCCCTGACCGAAATATTGTTTTAATTCAGCTATACAAGATTCGTTTGTATCCATCGCATAGGAAGATTGAAGCCCGTAAGTCTTCTTTTTATCCTCATGATAGAAACGGATCGGTACATGTCCGGGATGACATTTCGCCGTCTTCTGGAGGAAAGATAGAGCTTCACGCTCCGATTTTCCCTTCTCCAATTTGATATAGAGCGTTTCCTGTTTCACTTCTTGTAAAATATTCTCATCGAAAGGCATTGCATCATTAATGAGCCATTGCAATACATCTTTTCTCATCTCCACTTTGCCGCTGACGAACAACATAATCCCTTCTTCGAGAAAACGATTTGTATTGCGATACGTTTCAGGAAACATGACGGCTTCCATTTCAGCCGTCTCATCACTCAAGGTCAGAAACGCCATTGATTCGCCCCGTTTTGTCCGAATCACCTTCATACTTTGCAATATCGCGCATGTTTTCAAATTCCGTTTTCCTGAAGATCCATCCGCTTCCGCTA is a window from the Aciduricibacillus chroicocephali genome containing:
- the accA gene encoding acetyl-CoA carboxylase carboxyl transferase subunit alpha, translated to MKQVLEFEKPIVNLKEKIEELKKITQDSDMDLTEEIATLENRLASLEDDIYGNLQPWDKVLMARHQDRPTTLDYVNAIFDDFIEFHGDRLYGDDSAIVAGLAFYKGEPVTVVGHQRGKDTKDNIHRNFGMPHPEGYRKALRHMYQADKFGRPIICFIDTKGAYPGKAAEERGQSEAIARNLMEMSGLKVPIICIVIGEGGSGGALALGVGDRLLMLENSTYSVISPEGAAALLWKDSGKARQAAETMKITAHDLKELGIVDGIIPELKGGAHRDAGKQAERINEAIEAALNELKTLQSDELLEKRWDKYKQIGTFQEAQLARD
- the pfkA gene encoding 6-phosphofructokinase, which codes for MRRIGVLTSGGDAPGMNAAIRAVVRKAVYHNTEVVGVLNGYEGLIEGQFLELQSGSVGDIIHRGGTILHSARSEYFRTEEGLALAVANLQQAGIDGLIVIGGDGSLTGAAALSELGIPCIGIPATIDNDIGGTDYCIGFDTALNTIIDAIDKIRDTATSHERTYVVEVMGRDAGDLALWAGLADGAESILIPEHNTNLDRVMARLAKGMARGKKHSIIILAEGAGSAPDVAGKIMEATGLETRVTVLGHIQRGGSPTAHDRVLAGRFGARAVELLLEGETGKMVGIRCNAMMEAPFAEALQKRSTEDAEALYELSKQLSI
- the ytvI gene encoding sporulation integral membrane protein YtvI, whose product is MNKNYMLPVLRLLLIASSVLVIFSLARYTILHLYPFFIALALALAMNPAVSLLERKLNMSRTLAILFTLLGVLAIFFSIVIYAIVEIAQGTAIIADKLPGQIELLAEAIRQLTNDLLGEPYVQVREIFHSLGGAEQALVHYQFNGLIRNAAEALQHLLWQLPQWLLIIPGSLATLLLSILAAFFIANDWPRLVNFSRKKTPETVKIRLGLLKSELKKTVGNYMKAQLILLAATGVIVLIGLLILRIEHALTISLAVLAVDLLPYAGTGLVFIPWIIYVFLSGQYDLAIGLSLLYMVIIIFRQLAEPKLLSSSIGIHPLLMLIALFAGLQLWGPAGLFATPILLVLINGLRASGLLHDAWQYIQHGKV
- the pyk gene encoding pyruvate kinase, yielding MRKTKIVCTIGPASESVETLEQLIDAGMNVARLNFSHGNFEEHAARIQNIRQAAANKNTDIAILLDTKGPEIRTGNFAGGKAELEKGNTVFVSMEEVEGTSERFSITYPGLINDIEPGKKILLDDGLIELEVIALHPDRKEIETKVINSGLVKNKKGVNVPYVQVNLPGMTEKDAADIRFGVEQDVDFIAASFVRRPSDVFEIRELLESEKAEHIKIIPKIENQEGVDNIDLIIEASDGIMVARGDLGVEIPAEEVPLVQKRLIEKCNIVGKPVITATQMLDSMQRNPRPTRAEASDVANAIFDGSDAIMLSGETAAGDYPVESVQTMHRIALKAEDALDHKRILKDRSRAVDMTITDAISQSVTHTAENLKVNAIVTPTESGHTARMISKYRPAVPIIAITFSKDIKRQLALVWGVQPILSKKAHTTDEMLDFSIDCCLQSGLVKRGSKVIITAGVPINERGTTNLMKIHVIGDVIAKGQGIGRKSAYGRTVFAKNAKEALEKVKEGDILVTIGSDREMMPALEKAAGLVAIEGGLTSHAAVVGLSLGIPVVVGVDDAFKLLIENEDITIDSAKGDIYKGHASVL
- a CDS encoding FxsA family protein; this encodes MPWILILIFIIMPAIEIGVFVWIGGQIGAGWVVALIILSAVLGSLLARQQGMETWRRAQRAMAERRMPSEEIVDGICIFIGSVFLIAPGFVTDAFGLLLLLPITRRPFKKLIKKWLAFIIAKRTFFFRRF
- the accD gene encoding acetyl-CoA carboxylase, carboxyltransferase subunit beta, which produces MLKDFFGKKKKYATIPGEDQKLEVPEGLMMKCDGCHKIFYRKEMEKQLFVCPNCGHHHPMRAWVRIESLFDEGSFEEWDKELKTGNPLGFPGYEGKIEKDIQKTGMNEAIVTGKGTIDGNPTAFAVMDSRFRMGSMGSVVGEKIARAIERAKDEGIPFIIFCASGGARMQEGVLSLMQMTKTSMAIKRLSESGGLMISVMTHPTTGGVSASFASLGDYNFAEPGALIGFAGRRIIEQTIREKLPKDFQTSEFLLKHGQLDKVINRHDMKDTLSLLLAMHAKGGVRS